From the genome of Gammaproteobacteria bacterium:
TTCAGACTAATTAAGTTAGGTATTTTCAGCTAAATTATATAACCCGATATTAAATGGTCTTTCCAATTAAGGGGTCAGATCATCAACCACATTTAATTCCGTTTTAGAATTTATGCTATTTTGTTGTGGCAAAATCCAAAATACAGTCAAACAAAGCCCAACAAAGTAAAAACCAGCTGCAATAAAAAATGCAAGACTCATTCCGGCGGTAAAAGCAATAGAGCCGATCAAACTGCCTAAAATTGCAATCCCCAGAACACTTCCGCTCTGACGGGCGGCATTAATGATACCAGAAACAACTCCTCCATCAGCGGACGAAGCAGAAGACATGGCTGCAGAAACTGTTGAAGGGGCAATGAATGACATGCCAAATCCAACAATCAGCATAGGCATAATGATCGCCAAATAAGAACTATTTTGATTAATAAACGTTAGTGTAATAAATCCGGAAAATCCTATAAGTAAGCCAATACACATGGGGATACCAGGGCCTATTTTTGCAGTCAATTTTCCACAAAAAAATGCGGTTAATGCACCAATGATTGCCTGAGGTAAAAAAGCAAATCCTGTTTCAAGGGCGGAATACCCTTTAATTTGTTGAAAATACAGACTTAGGACAAATAGTTGACCGTAATATCCAAAATTGATGATGATTCCAACGATTAAAGCTGCGGTAAAACCTCGGCGGTGAAAAATACCTCTAGGTAGTAACGGTGAGGATGAGAAAACTTCCGCTAAAATGAAGGCAATAGTTGAAATAATGAATACAAAAACGCCTATGACCACAGAATAGTGAGTCCATCCCTTTGATCCCGCAGAAATGCAAGAATAAGTCAATGACCCAAGGGCTAGAATGGAAATAACTTGAGCAAAAAATTTTATCTGCTTAGGCGAACGTTCTATTTTTGGAATAAAACAAAATACCATATATATGCCTAAAAGACAAAACGGTATATTCAATAAAAAAATAGAGCGCCAACCAAACATCGAAAGTAAAAAACCACCTAGAACTGGACCGGCTGCAATCGCGATACCGCCGACACCACCCCAAACACCAAAAGCTCGTGCTTTGGCACGTGGTTGAACAAAAATATGATGAAGAATGGACAGAGAATTTGCAACAAGTAGTGCAGCTCCACCCCCTTGCAGAATTCTTGCGAAGATTAAAAACCACAAAGAAGGTGCTAAGCCGCATAACAAGGAAGCAATAGAAAAAATGGATAACCCAAACACAAAAACTTTTCTTGCACCTATACGATCCCCTAATGCACCGGCACCTAAAAGCAATGAAGCAAAACTCAAAGTGTAGGAGGTAACTGTCCATTGTAATCCGCTTACGTCTATATGTAGACCTAAACGTAGATTATCTAAAGCAACATTGACGACACTCGTGTCTAAGCAAACGAGAAAAAAACCTATGCATACGGTAAGTAATATACCCTTTTGCAATGAATCATGTTTTATTATAAGAGTTGATTGATATCTTTTAGACAATAGATCATCCTCCCTCAATGATTCCATTCATACGGATAGCAGCATTGGTCAGTATCTATGGGGATATGAATATTAGTAATCCAATGTACTATTAAATCATAAACTTTTTGAGGTTCTTCCAGCATTACCCAATGTCCTAAACATGATAATTGAATAACCTTTATGTCAGATGTTTCTAGTTGGTTAAGTAACAGGCCGTTAATTTTTTTCGAAGCTATAAATAAATGTTTTCCTTTAACAAAATTTAAGTAATATTTTTGGTGAATTAAGAATTTCTGAGTGGCTTTCGCATATTGATAAAATGCTTCTGGGTAGCAACGAACAAAACTACTATAGTAACGCAGAAGAGATTCATTAGGTGCTGTTTGAATTTCAGTTAATAAGTTATTGTATGCTTGACTATAAAATATGTCAGCTGAGGCATATCGATGCACTTGGCTGCTATAACGCCATGGCTCTGCTGCGTAAATTCCATCCATATCTACATAAGCAATCAAATGATTTTTAAGCTGGGGGAGTAAATTTAAGGCAATAACATTCCCAGCAGAGTGACTGATTAGTATAAGAGGATTATGATTTATTGCGACCTCTCCTATTAAACACAACAGATTATCGGTTGCAATACTAATATAATCTTCGTAGTTTGAAACGCTTGCATGAATGGACGCGCCAAACCCAGGTAAGTCTGGCATTATTAAAGTTCCTAACCCTAATAAATTGCTATGAAGAAGAGCCTCTTTGAAGCATAAACTAGATTCCCCGATACCATGAATAAAAAGTATGACGGGAGCATCTAATGATAAATTTGTACTTATGCGGGTATAAAAAATTCCCTTATGAGTAATAACAGATTTACTAACAGATGCCATCATACTTACAAGCAATTAAGAAAGCTCTATGATAAGTAATATCAACCACTGTCCTGTTACCCATCTTTTGACGAATAATTTGATGTAAAGTATCGATAAAGTTATTTTTAAAATTTTCACTACATGGAATAGAGTAGTTTTCGAAGTTAAGATAAGCTAAAGCTGGTCCAGAATTAAATAAGCCAACTATTTTTTCAAAATCACAAGCTTGGGTAGTAACATCTTCATCAAAAGCTAAACGAACATTAAAACCATGATATTCTAATAAGGCTTGATAAGCACTGGCATTTTTAAGATGAAACCATGGATTTAAATAGTGTTCCATATATTGTTTTATATTGTCTGATTTACAGGTTTGATCAATGGCATCTACAATAAAATCACACCATTCAGTTACTGGAGTTTGCAAAGCAAATACACCTTGATTTTTTAATGCTTGGTGAATTTTTTTTAGCACAGGAACAGGATCTTTAAACCAGTGAAACACAGAATTACAAAAAATTACATCAAATTGAGAGGTGAAAGCCATATTTTCACCTTTTTCACAAACAAATTTTATAAACTCACCATAAGACTTTTTAGCTTGTCGAATCATACCTTCTGAGGGATCGATCCCTATTACCCGTCCCGAAGTTTTTTTACTTAACTCGAAAGCAAGATGTCCGGTCCCACACCCTAAATCTAAAATAGACTCTTGTCCTTTAAAAAAAATCAAACTAATTAGCTCTTCGCCAGCAGAAGCTTGATTTTTAGCAATTTTTTTATATTCATCCGCCACTTCAGAATATTTCATAACAAGCTCCATTTATGAAGGATCAATCATAATTCAAAATTTATTGAATAAATCTTTACTTAATAACGGTATATTAAGTTGTCTATATTAAGCATTTTTTCTAATGGTCTCTGTGCCTTATAGATTATCTCTTCATCTAATAATATTTCTGAATTTTTATGGTTTAATTGAGAAATAATTTTATCCAATGTGTTCATCTCCATCCAAGGACAATGAGCACAAGCGACACAGGTAGCCCCAGTCCCTCCGCTTGGCGCTTCTATAATCTCCTTTTCAGGAGCAATTTTAGTTAACTTATAAATTATTCCTCGATCAGTAGCAACAATAATTTGTTTATTTTTAATTTTTTGAATTTGATCAATCATGTCTTTTGTAGACCCTACAAGAGTGGCAAGATTAATTACTTCTAAGGGGGCTTCTGGGTGCACAAAAACAGCAGCATCAGGATTTTTTTCAATCAGATTTGCAATTCCTTTTGCCTTTAGAGACTCATGAACAATACAAGCTCCATCCCAACATAAAATATCTGCTTTGGTTTCTTGCTTTAAGTAAGAACCCATGTGCTTATCTGGAGCCCACAAAATTTTTTCACCTTTACATTCTAGATAATAAATTAATTCAACAGCTTTTCTCGAGGTAACAACCCAATCGGCTAGTGTTTTTACTTTAGCAGATGTATTAATATAAGCAATTACCGTTCTATCTGGGTTATTTTGACAAAACAACATAAAGTCATCATATCCGCAACTTAAATCCAAGGAACAAGTAGCATTTTCGTCAACAATATAAACATGTTTATCTGGATTTAGAATTTTAATAGTTTCAGCCATGAAATACACGCCAGCAACTAGAATAGATTGACAGCTTTGCTTACGACTCCATATGGCCATATCTAGTGAGTCACCGACAAACCCCCCAGAATTTTCTGCAAGATCTTGCACTAATGGATTTGTATAATAGTGAGAAACTAGTTTACAATCTTGCTTTGCCATCAAGTCAATAGCATTCTCAATCTGTATATTCATATCAAACTCCGAAATCAAATTGTAAAATGTCAATATAAAGTTTATGAATAGAAATGAAAATATTACTCCTTGCTCTTACTAAAATCATCCAGTTTGGTTGAAAACATATTGTATGAAATGTTGTAATCATAAGTGTCCAATCCTTCAGCTTTTTTAAGTTTAGATGATAATATGTAAAAGAGAGGAATAAAAAAAGCACTATAGACCACTTTAAAAAAATAATTTTGAACTGCCATGGATATCATTTGCCCAAGAGAAAGTTGAGTAATAAAAAATATAAAAATCCAAATTATCGTATATGTAATCTCTCCCATAGCTGAAGCGCCTATTACACGTAACCATAAATATTTTCCATGGTTAACAATTTTTAATTTAGAAAAGAAATATGCATTAGAAAAGTCTGATAAAACGATTGATATTCCGTTAGCCAAAAACAATCTTGGCATATTTCCAAAAACATGAATATATTCAGTATTAGCTTTGCTTGAGAGTGGGGGCAGCATAATTGAAGCGCATATACCGATTGTAACTATGGTTAAACACAAAAGCACGCTCCAAATAATAAGTCTTACAATTTGATAACCATAAACTTCAGAAATAGTATCCGCAAGTAAATAGGTCAGAGGAAACAATAAAATTCCTCCAGGCTCTGTGTAAGGACCAACTCTAACAAGATTAGGTGAAAGTAAAATAGATGTAGTCAGCAAACCAATATAAAGCATCCCAAGACAGGGAAGATACTTTTGTCTTCTGGCTGGTATTCTTATTGGATAGAAAACTTTATTAGTAGATACAACATCTTTTGTGGATGGCGAATCAGCAAAATATTGCTGACAAATTTGTTTTACGTTTAAAGGTGAAAAAGATGAAAGAAAAGCTTGGTCATTGTAACAGTCAATTAAATTTCTTTTGTAAGTTTGATATTTTCCTTGAACCCTATATATTACTGAAGTTTGTCCTTTCTCTAAAGAAAATCCCTCTAGCTCATAGCTATAATGGCTGTCAAAGAAATTTTGAATTCTATAAAGCCATGTAAAAACAAAATTCTTGAAAGCTTCAATAATTTTCATACTCTAAGGTTCATCCTGCTTTCTTTAACTATTGCAATAATTTCGAATTTTGTATCGTTATAATGTATCACGCCATAGCCTGGATTAAGTGCAACAAGCTTTGACTCATTTTCATTTTGATATTTTCGACATATTTTTAGTGAATTAGCCAAAATATTTGCGATCACATAATCTCCATGCTCGGGTTTATCATTCTCTGAAACTAACAATACGTCGCCAACCTCAAATTTTGGTGACATTGAGTCGTCCTTAATTTTAAGAGCATAACTTAGATCTGAATGATCGAAGGTTCCTCCAACCATACCCTCATAAGGCATTTGATTTTCCTCACCTATTTTCTCCCAAGATAAAATAGGTATTTGAGATACCTCTGTTAATTGAGTTGGATAGTGAGTTTTAAGAGCGGAAGACCCAGTAGCCAACCATAGGGGGTCCACCTTAAGGTAAATTGCAATTTCATTAATATATCTGGATTTTTGTATTTTGCCAGATTGTCTATGTCGGTTTGGATGCCTTAACGGATCGTGAGGTATCTACGGCGGTAGGGAATGCCTTATTTGCTGATCTAGTCGCTGTCGCCGGTCGGCTGTATAAGCACGGCTTGTATGATGGTTTTTATAAAACAGCCACGCAAAGTAAAGCCCTCCCTCGCATTTGCGTTCATTCGGATGAATTCAATGAAATCATTGGCGATGAATTCATCCCTTTGCTCAACAAGGGTCGAGGCGCAGGCATCACCGTCGCAGCTTACACACAGACCTGGTCTGATGTCGAAGCCCGTCTAAAGGCCGCCGCCAAAGCGGGTCAAGTCGCTGGTAATTTTGGCACGATCGTGATGTTTCGTTGCAAAGAAGCACGCACGGTTGAAATGCTATTGGAGCAATTACCCCGAGTCCCCATTTTGCGGGTTATCCCTGCCTCAAGCAGTAGTGACACGGCGCATGGTGAGGAAGGGGTCTTCTTCCGCTCCAGTAATGAAGATCGCCTCTCCCACAGTGAGCAGCGTCTGATAGAACAAAACGACGTATTGAATTTATCAAAGGGACAGGCTTTTGCTCTTCTGGAAGGGGGAAAGCTATATAAGTTGCGTATGCCGCTGCCTCAACAGGAGTCTGTTGAAGTACCAGCGGATCTGGAAAATATTTTGCGCTTAATGTCTTCGCAATCGCACTGTTTTCTCAAAGCCGCTTAGCTTATAGGAAATCGCTATGGAAAAAGTCACAGAACCTCAATTATTGCCTTGTTTATCAGGTGAAGCTATTAGCCGACAGCCACTGATACAGCCACTACTATTACAATTGAAATCCCTCATCAGTGCGCCTCCCGATGTATATCAACAATTGTATCTTGCTACTTTCACAGCGTTTGCAGAATTTTGCCAAGCCATGCCTTTTGACGTTAAGCAACCGGAACCCTATAGCTTACTGAAACGGCAATTGGAGCTAGCGGTCACTGCTTTAAAATTACGTCGCGGTTACATGTTGCCTCAACATTCTGAGAGCGAATCCATCGCTGAGCAAGAACCTTTATGGACTTATGCAGTTTTCACAGTTTGCTTATTAACCGGATTGGCACGGTTACAAACAGATCGCGCTGTAAATTTATACCTGAACAATAATGAAAAACTCGGTCAGTGGTCAGTATTAGCTGGCACTTTGTATGAGCCAAAAACTTATTACACAATAACCGCTCGTCCCAATCACGCATTAATAGATTCCAGTCATTGCATGGCGCTTCTTGTAGGAAAACTTATTCCTTCCTACGCCATGCGCTGGCTGGCTTCGTATCCTGATGTCTTTGATAGTTGGTGGCAAGCCATCACATCAGGCGTGCAAGTAGAAAGAAATGACTCACTTATGGGTTTAATAAAAAAAGCAATTGAGGAAATAGAATATCCATTACATTCTGAAAAACTTAAAGCGATAAAAAAACCAGCTGCTAGCACCTTAGAAGATTTCACCGTATGGTTAGAGCAGCAATATCAGGATAGCGACAATGATTCAGAGAATAATTCATTCCTGCGTGTTACTCCCGGTTTATTTATTGAATCAAAGCGCATTGATGATTTCCTGTCTTGCTATCCACAATATTCCTCTCAAGAACATCTACTAGAAAATCTCCATGATTATTTATTAGAAAAAAATCATTCCGTACTCCACCGTTACCGGCCAGATCGATTTGAAAATCGTCTGATTTTAGAAGGGATCATACTGCAAGTAATGTATTTACCAGACTTTTTAAAATCACTTCCGATTCAGTCTAATTTCGTCAGTGAAATTCCCTTATAGGAGTAGTTATAGTGACAAAATCTCAGCAAACTGAAAATCATGAATTAATTCCAGAATCCTCTCAAACAAAGGCACTGCCGCTTTATATGGATGGAGATATCCACCTCACTTTACACACCCGGTTAGCGCAATCCTTATTAAATGGCAATTGGAAAGCCTATCAACAGGGTTTGTGGCAGTTTGCTACGAAGGTACGTGATTTATGGAAAGGGCATCAAGCAGATGACCCTTATGCAGATTGGTGCTTCATGAAAATAGACGAGAAAATAAATCATATTCAAGAAGCGATGCAAAAAATAGAACAGCATTTAACGTACCGCTTATCACAACTACGTGGATTTAATATCCCTTTATTTGAAAATCCAAAACCGATGCCATTAACGTTGAGATTTGTCACACCTTTTAGTTACATGGCGGCTGCTGTACTGTCGGAGTTAGACTATATCTCACGACAAGCTTATACCTTACGCCATATCGGGCAAATCGTGGAATTCAACCAGCTCCCAATCAGCGTGGTGCCAAGTATTCGTCAGTTATTTTCTATTCCCTTAGCTTGGAAAGTGCATGTCTCGCGCCAAGATATCCGTGATAATAATGCGCTGGCAAAAGAAGCCAAAGATAAAATGGGCGAAATCCCCGCGGTGATTTTAAATAAAGAACTTAAGTTCTTATTTTTGCTAAACACCCTTTCAGGGCGTTGATTCTCGAATAAAATAGCGTAAAATACCTGTATGAGTCTCACTGCAAGACTTAAAACCGCAGTAAAGATCAGGCGTGCTACGATGCAACTTCCCTGGTCGTCGGAATTTATTCCGATTTCGTGGCCGTACTCGCTTAGCGGGTATTCTACTTTACCTTCCGAGGGTTTTTTAAACCCTTTCTACTTGACTATCCGTTGCAGATTATCTGCAATTCTACTTTATTATTCGTTTATTTTTTTAACGTGGATCTCGCTTGACCTATTTGGTTCAGTCTTTATCTCGTTAATGGTATTCGACTCTTCAATCTTAGCCTTGATAAGAAAATGTATTTTCATTTCAAGGCTTGGTGCAGCTATTTTTCTTTTCGTTGAAGGAAATTTTTAAGAACCTTCTTTAATCCAGTTCAGCTGATTAAGTACTTGGCATAGCCATTGCTCAAGAAGCTGAAATTCACCATGCAGAATATTCAGAAGATAATTAAATCGCTTCTGTATTTCTGCATGAAAACCACCCATAGGGGAAAAACCCCTTATGGGTATTTCCTCTTTATTTTTACAAGGAGGAAATATGAGTAAATTTGTATTATGTTTATCTGGCTTCGGTAACTTATCCAGTATTGAACAAGCACCGGAAGGCATGATCCTCAAGATCAAAGTCCTTTCCTGGTCTTCGGACGATATTGAACTGGAATGTCTTGTCGATGAGGCAGACCTGATAACCCGACTCGATGAACTCACGCAGGCGTGCCAGACTGGCGAATATGTGGTGTTGCATTTTGTGGCGCACTACAATCAATTTTCGCAGTGTTACGCTGGTTTAACTGAGCAGGATCCAGCTCAAATGGTACAACTCAAAAGTAGGTTGATGGGATTCAAAGGCTGGTTACGGGACAGTAATTTACCTCCCGCCACTTCGCCCAAGGATATTTAACCGTCGCGATCTTTACTTATTGGAGTTATGCTGTGCGATATTGCGTTCTGCGCTAAACATAAATCATCCGCGCCATAAGGTTTTCTTATGGCGTTCTACGTAAACCACCCAACGGGGGAAATAGCTCCCCTGAATGGGTATCAGCTAATTCTTCCGTTTTTTCTTTGGAGAAATTATGTCTGATTTATTACCTAGGATATATGTTGCCTGTTTGGCTGCATACAACGATGGCCATTTACACGGGATTTGGCTGGATGCGGATCAGGATGTGGATATTTTGCAAGAATCCATTACTGAAATGCTCCGCTTAAGCCCTGAGTCCAATGCTGAAGAGCATGCTATTCATGATGTTGAGAATTTCGGCTCTCTAACAATACATGAATATGAAAGCTTAACTACTGTTTCAGCATGGGCAAAGTTCATTGTTGAGCATGGAAAGATAGGTGCTGAACTCATTGCTTATTGCAGTGGGGATATCGATCAAGCCGTCACAGTGATGGAAGATTGCTATCACGGCGCTTATAACAGTGAGCCTGATTTTGTTGAAGAATTTCTCGACCAAATAGGCACACAAATACCTGAAAACCTGCGCTGGTATGTTGACTACGAAAAAATGGCTAGAGATTGGTTTATCTCGGATTTTTTTTCATTGAAGGTTGACGGAGACGTGCATGTGTTCAGTTCATACTGACCTGAGTCAGGGGTTTATGCCCCTGATTCATTAAATGTTGTACCAGTAAGTGGCTTTAGTCACTTATGAAATCGTCTCTCACGAGGCGTCGTTTTCATAGCAATATGAAAATGTCACTTAACTGATACTATTATGAATCGATTAATTGTAATTACAGGGTGCTCGGGTGGTGGAAAATCAACTTTGATTACCGAGCTTGAATCGCAAGGTTATTATACCGTTCCCGAGCCAGGAAGAGCCATTGTCAAAGAACAATTAGTAATCGGCGGAGATTTAACGCCTTGGCAACGTCCCATTGATTTTTGTGCAGCCATTATTAAACGCTCTGTGGCTGATTACCATGCTATGAATGATATATTGTCATCACAAAACGATCACTATTGTTTTTTTGATCGCTGCTTTTTAGACGCTATTAGCTACTTTCAAACGCTAGCGCGACCCGATGCTCATCAGTACGATGAT
Proteins encoded in this window:
- a CDS encoding MFS transporter; the encoded protein is MSKRYQSTLIIKHDSLQKGILLTVCIGFFLVCLDTSVVNVALDNLRLGLHIDVSGLQWTVTSYTLSFASLLLGAGALGDRIGARKVFVFGLSIFSIASLLCGLAPSLWFLIFARILQGGGAALLVANSLSILHHIFVQPRAKARAFGVWGGVGGIAIAAGPVLGGFLLSMFGWRSIFLLNIPFCLLGIYMVFCFIPKIERSPKQIKFFAQVISILALGSLTYSCISAGSKGWTHYSVVIGVFVFIISTIAFILAEVFSSSPLLPRGIFHRRGFTAALIVGIIINFGYYGQLFVLSLYFQQIKGYSALETGFAFLPQAIIGALTAFFCGKLTAKIGPGIPMCIGLLIGFSGFITLTFINQNSSYLAIIMPMLIVGFGMSFIAPSTVSAAMSSASSADGGVVSGIINAARQSGSVLGIAILGSLIGSIAFTAGMSLAFFIAAGFYFVGLCLTVFWILPQQNSINSKTELNVVDDLTP
- a CDS encoding alpha/beta hydrolase; this translates as MMASVSKSVITHKGIFYTRISTNLSLDAPVILFIHGIGESSLCFKEALLHSNLLGLGTLIMPDLPGFGASIHASVSNYEDYISIATDNLLCLIGEVAINHNPLILISHSAGNVIALNLLPQLKNHLIAYVDMDGIYAAEPWRYSSQVHRYASADIFYSQAYNNLLTEIQTAPNESLLRYYSSFVRCYPEAFYQYAKATQKFLIHQKYYLNFVKGKHLFIASKKINGLLLNQLETSDIKVIQLSCLGHWVMLEEPQKVYDLIVHWITNIHIPIDTDQCCYPYEWNH
- a CDS encoding methyltransferase domain-containing protein gives rise to the protein MKYSEVADEYKKIAKNQASAGEELISLIFFKGQESILDLGCGTGHLAFELSKKTSGRVIGIDPSEGMIRQAKKSYGEFIKFVCEKGENMAFTSQFDVIFCNSVFHWFKDPVPVLKKIHQALKNQGVFALQTPVTEWCDFIVDAIDQTCKSDNIKQYMEHYLNPWFHLKNASAYQALLEYHGFNVRLAFDEDVTTQACDFEKIVGLFNSGPALAYLNFENYSIPCSENFKNNFIDTLHQIIRQKMGNRTVVDITYHRAFLIACKYDGIC
- the nadA gene encoding quinolinate synthase NadA, with the protein product MNIQIENAIDLMAKQDCKLVSHYYTNPLVQDLAENSGGFVGDSLDMAIWSRKQSCQSILVAGVYFMAETIKILNPDKHVYIVDENATCSLDLSCGYDDFMLFCQNNPDRTVIAYINTSAKVKTLADWVVTSRKAVELIYYLECKGEKILWAPDKHMGSYLKQETKADILCWDGACIVHESLKAKGIANLIEKNPDAAVFVHPEAPLEVINLATLVGSTKDMIDQIQKIKNKQIIVATDRGIIYKLTKIAPEKEIIEAPSGGTGATCVACAHCPWMEMNTLDKIISQLNHKNSEILLDEEIIYKAQRPLEKMLNIDNLIYRY
- a CDS encoding queuosine precursor transporter, yielding MKIIEAFKNFVFTWLYRIQNFFDSHYSYELEGFSLEKGQTSVIYRVQGKYQTYKRNLIDCYNDQAFLSSFSPLNVKQICQQYFADSPSTKDVVSTNKVFYPIRIPARRQKYLPCLGMLYIGLLTTSILLSPNLVRVGPYTEPGGILLFPLTYLLADTISEVYGYQIVRLIIWSVLLCLTIVTIGICASIMLPPLSSKANTEYIHVFGNMPRLFLANGISIVLSDFSNAYFFSKLKIVNHGKYLWLRVIGASAMGEITYTIIWIFIFFITQLSLGQMISMAVQNYFFKVVYSAFFIPLFYILSSKLKKAEGLDTYDYNISYNMFSTKLDDFSKSKE
- a CDS encoding S24 family peptidase, which codes for MATGSSALKTHYPTQLTEVSQIPILSWEKIGEENQMPYEGMVGGTFDHSDLSYALKIKDDSMSPKFEVGDVLLVSENDKPEHGDYVIANILANSLKICRKYQNENESKLVALNPGYGVIHYNDTKFEIIAIVKESRMNLRV
- a CDS encoding TraM recognition domain-containing protein, which gives rise to MDALTDREVSTAVGNALFADLVAVAGRLYKHGLYDGFYKTATQSKALPRICVHSDEFNEIIGDEFIPLLNKGRGAGITVAAYTQTWSDVEARLKAAAKAGQVAGNFGTIVMFRCKEARTVEMLLEQLPRVPILRVIPASSSSDTAHGEEGVFFRSSNEDRLSHSEQRLIEQNDVLNLSKGQAFALLEGGKLYKLRMPLPQQESVEVPADLENILRLMSSQSHCFLKAA
- a CDS encoding TraI domain-containing protein produces the protein MEKVTEPQLLPCLSGEAISRQPLIQPLLLQLKSLISAPPDVYQQLYLATFTAFAEFCQAMPFDVKQPEPYSLLKRQLELAVTALKLRRGYMLPQHSESESIAEQEPLWTYAVFTVCLLTGLARLQTDRAVNLYLNNNEKLGQWSVLAGTLYEPKTYYTITARPNHALIDSSHCMALLVGKLIPSYAMRWLASYPDVFDSWWQAITSGVQVERNDSLMGLIKKAIEEIEYPLHSEKLKAIKKPAASTLEDFTVWLEQQYQDSDNDSENNSFLRVTPGLFIESKRIDDFLSCYPQYSSQEHLLENLHDYLLEKNHSVLHRYRPDRFENRLILEGIILQVMYLPDFLKSLPIQSNFVSEIPL
- a CDS encoding TIGR03761 family integrating conjugative element protein codes for the protein MTKSQQTENHELIPESSQTKALPLYMDGDIHLTLHTRLAQSLLNGNWKAYQQGLWQFATKVRDLWKGHQADDPYADWCFMKIDEKINHIQEAMQKIEQHLTYRLSQLRGFNIPLFENPKPMPLTLRFVTPFSYMAAAVLSELDYISRQAYTLRHIGQIVEFNQLPISVVPSIRQLFSIPLAWKVHVSRQDIRDNNALAKEAKDKMGEIPAVILNKELKFLFLLNTLSGR
- a CDS encoding antirestriction protein ArdA; translation: MSDLLPRIYVACLAAYNDGHLHGIWLDADQDVDILQESITEMLRLSPESNAEEHAIHDVENFGSLTIHEYESLTTVSAWAKFIVEHGKIGAELIAYCSGDIDQAVTVMEDCYHGAYNSEPDFVEEFLDQIGTQIPENLRWYVDYEKMARDWFISDFFSLKVDGDVHVFSSY
- a CDS encoding AAA family ATPase, which produces MNRLIVITGCSGGGKSTLITELESQGYYTVPEPGRAIVKEQLVIGGDLTPWQRPIDFCAAIIKRSVADYHAMNDILSSQNDHYCFFDRCFLDAISYFQTLARPDAHQYDDLSSTLRFNPLVFMIPPWPEIYCQDTERKHTLSEAMVEYRRLIAFYPNQGYQVLEVPKVSVKERAAFIVAKIKALENGP